A single window of Ferrimonas balearica DSM 9799 DNA harbors:
- a CDS encoding metallophosphoesterase yields the protein MRVHIMSDLHLEHFNKPSDWIPPIVEADALVLAGDIGVLDEPYIDWLSSVSKRYSAVIMVLGNHEYYQDGLTVQTAHSAWLNAIERLGNAYCLQDESVIIDNVRFVGTTLWTDYSVHGEESRGVGMRLAEQKMNDHRRISMSDSMGQRRFFPDDALSLHLSSRKYIEKTLTTTHSGPTVVVTHHAPHPVCIHPRYQNDLLTVAYASDLDELIKQHRPELWIHGHLHNCVDRDVHGTRIVCNPRGYPLDMWTPQNQWFKPDLVISV from the coding sequence GTGCGAGTCCACATTATGTCCGATCTTCATTTAGAGCATTTTAATAAGCCTTCTGACTGGATTCCTCCCATAGTCGAAGCTGATGCTCTTGTCCTCGCAGGTGATATTGGGGTCCTCGATGAACCCTATATCGATTGGCTTTCCTCCGTCTCCAAACGATACTCTGCGGTAATAATGGTTTTAGGGAATCATGAGTACTATCAAGATGGATTGACGGTGCAAACCGCTCATAGTGCATGGCTTAATGCTATAGAACGACTAGGGAATGCCTACTGCCTTCAAGACGAGTCTGTAATTATAGATAATGTTCGTTTTGTTGGAACGACACTGTGGACTGACTATAGCGTTCATGGTGAAGAAAGTCGTGGAGTCGGTATGCGACTCGCCGAGCAAAAGATGAATGATCATCGACGTATATCGATGTCAGATTCCATGGGCCAGAGAAGGTTCTTCCCCGATGATGCGCTGTCATTACATCTGAGCTCGAGAAAATATATAGAGAAGACACTAACAACTACTCATTCCGGCCCAACGGTTGTAGTGACACATCATGCGCCTCACCCCGTCTGCATTCATCCTAGATATCAGAATGACCTGCTTACAGTTGCGTACGCTAGTGATCTTGATGAGCTCATTAAACAGCACAGGCCAGAACTTTGGATCCATGGGCACCTCCATAACTGTGTAGACCGTGATGTGCATGGAACAAGAATAGTTTGTAATCCAAGAGGGTATCCTCTAGATATGTGGACTCCGCAGAATCAATGGTTTAAGCCTGACCTTGTCATTTCGGTTTGA
- a CDS encoding LysR family transcriptional regulator, translating into MQESLAQIRRLAIFATVVEQGSFSAAGRKLGLGRGKVSEQISALEQALSVRLLQRSTRQLSVTAEGQVLYRHCRDLLPQASQGLREVQDLGPEPMGRLRLTTTSDVAQQVLSPFLSRFCQQYPGIQLDLQLADAVLNLVEEDIDIAIRIGTPVDSSMVGIELGALPMGLYAATSYLAQWGVPESLPDLSAHRGVQMTRMPNLSTLMLSNDEGVSQPAGLPVFHRTDTPAGNATLVEQGLGIGLLPHFTLNQAVSEGRVRPVLPQWQYRQLAITLLFPSRAQLPRRSRLFIDALRDWLRDGEGKMRLQPAQLNSK; encoded by the coding sequence ATGCAGGAGAGTCTGGCCCAGATACGGCGCTTGGCGATATTTGCCACGGTGGTCGAACAAGGCTCTTTCAGTGCCGCCGGGCGCAAGCTGGGGCTGGGGAGGGGTAAGGTCAGTGAACAGATCTCCGCTCTGGAGCAAGCCCTGTCAGTGCGCCTGCTGCAGCGCTCAACCCGGCAGCTCAGCGTCACCGCCGAAGGTCAGGTGCTTTATCGCCACTGCCGGGACCTGTTGCCCCAGGCCAGTCAGGGGTTGCGGGAAGTGCAGGATCTTGGGCCGGAGCCAATGGGACGACTGCGGCTCACCACCACCTCTGACGTGGCCCAGCAGGTGCTCAGTCCCTTTTTGAGCCGCTTTTGCCAGCAGTATCCGGGCATTCAGCTCGACCTTCAGCTGGCCGATGCGGTATTGAATCTGGTTGAAGAGGATATCGACATCGCCATTCGCATCGGCACGCCGGTGGACTCATCGATGGTCGGCATCGAGCTGGGCGCACTGCCCATGGGGCTGTACGCCGCCACCTCTTATCTGGCGCAATGGGGCGTCCCCGAGAGCCTGCCGGACCTGTCCGCCCACCGTGGCGTTCAGATGACCCGGATGCCCAATCTCAGCACCCTGATGCTGAGCAATGATGAGGGGGTCAGCCAACCTGCCGGGCTGCCGGTATTCCACCGGACCGATACGCCTGCCGGTAACGCCACGCTGGTGGAGCAGGGCTTGGGGATCGGCCTGTTGCCGCACTTTACCCTGAATCAGGCGGTCAGCGAGGGGCGGGTTCGTCCGGTGCTGCCTCAGTGGCAATACCGCCAACTGGCCATTACGCTGCTGTTTCCCTCCCGGGCCCAACTGCCTCGTCGAAGTCGCCTGTTTATCGACGCCCTGCGGGACTGGCTTCGTGATGGTGAGGGCAAAATGCGATTGCAGCCGGCTCAGCTCAACAGCAAGTAA
- a CDS encoding DUF2956 family protein, whose amino-acid sequence MEKGIAEYKKQQKAKARAADKARKQARRAKARDAEEAEEVVMEGAGPASSGRVAWALLVLSWAGFAAYLLLS is encoded by the coding sequence TTGGAGAAGGGCATCGCTGAGTACAAGAAGCAGCAGAAAGCCAAGGCCCGCGCCGCGGATAAGGCCCGCAAGCAGGCCCGACGGGCCAAAGCCCGCGATGCCGAAGAGGCGGAAGAGGTGGTCATGGAGGGGGCGGGCCCAGCCAGCTCAGGCCGAGTGGCATGGGCGTTGCTGGTGTTGAGCTGGGCAGGCTTTGCGGCTTACTTGCTGTTGAGCTGA
- the uvrD gene encoding DNA helicase II has product MTSRLQLDTLNDKQRAAVEAAPGAVLVLAGAGSGKTRVLTHRIAWLLEEQGESPYAILAVTFTNKAAAEMRHRIEDLVHGPVNRMWIGTFHGLAHRLLRAHYQEAGLPEGFQILDSDDQQRLVKRILKSLQLDEKRWSPRQAVGYINAKKDEGLRPQHIDAGYHPVEKTFLQIYQAYQEACDRAGLVDFAELLLRAHELWLKQPHLLRHYQQRFRHILVDEFQDTNAIQYAWIRMLASDGSHIMIVGDDDQSIYGWRGARVENLQKFLDDFPGAQTIRLEQNYRSTSTILSAANALIAHNAERMGKELWTEGATGEPISLYCAFNELEEARYIVGRIKQHLDGGGALSDCAILYRSNAQSRVLEEALLHQSVAYRIYGGLRFFERQEIKDALGYLRLIANRHDDAAFERIVNTPTRGIGDRTLDIVRATARAEGITLWRACQRLLSERGLAGRAASAVAAFISLIDQLEEEVMDAPLKRQADHVINHSGLRAMYEAEKGEKAEARIENLNELVTAAGSFERPEDSEEMSELNAFLAHAALEAGEGQADDNDDAVQLMTLHSAKGLEFPLVFMCGVEEGMFPSQMALDEGDRLEEERRLCYVGMTRAMQKLYITYAESRRLYGRETFAKASRFIREIPQEHLDEVRLTTQVSQPRQYNRFNQSEQRFNDTGFSLGQRVHHPKFGDGVIINYEGSGPQSRVQVAFDGMGVKWLVVAYARLEAR; this is encoded by the coding sequence ATGACCTCCAGATTGCAGCTCGACACCCTTAACGACAAACAACGTGCCGCCGTAGAAGCGGCACCCGGTGCCGTGCTGGTGCTGGCAGGGGCGGGCAGTGGCAAAACCCGGGTGCTGACCCATCGCATCGCCTGGTTGCTGGAGGAGCAGGGCGAAAGCCCCTACGCCATTCTGGCGGTGACCTTTACCAATAAAGCCGCGGCCGAGATGCGCCACCGTATCGAAGATCTGGTGCATGGCCCGGTCAACCGGATGTGGATCGGCACCTTCCACGGCCTCGCTCACCGTCTGCTGCGCGCCCACTATCAGGAGGCGGGTCTGCCCGAGGGGTTCCAGATCCTCGACAGCGACGATCAGCAGCGCCTGGTCAAACGCATTCTCAAAAGCCTGCAACTGGATGAGAAGCGCTGGTCACCCCGTCAGGCGGTGGGCTACATCAACGCCAAGAAAGATGAGGGGTTACGGCCCCAACACATCGACGCCGGTTACCACCCGGTGGAGAAAACCTTTCTGCAGATCTATCAGGCCTATCAGGAAGCCTGCGACCGGGCCGGCCTGGTGGACTTTGCCGAGTTGCTGCTGCGCGCCCACGAGCTGTGGCTGAAACAGCCGCACCTGCTGCGCCACTATCAACAGCGTTTCCGCCATATCCTGGTGGACGAGTTCCAGGACACCAACGCCATCCAGTACGCCTGGATCCGCATGCTGGCCTCCGATGGCAGCCACATCATGATCGTGGGCGACGATGACCAGTCCATCTACGGCTGGCGTGGCGCCCGGGTGGAGAACCTGCAAAAGTTTCTCGACGATTTCCCCGGCGCCCAGACCATCCGCCTGGAACAAAACTACCGCTCCACCAGCACCATCCTCAGCGCCGCCAACGCCCTGATCGCCCACAACGCCGAGCGGATGGGCAAAGAGCTGTGGACCGAGGGGGCCACTGGTGAGCCGATCAGCCTCTACTGCGCCTTTAACGAGCTGGAGGAAGCCCGTTATATCGTCGGCCGCATCAAGCAACACCTCGACGGCGGCGGAGCCCTCTCCGACTGCGCCATTCTCTACCGCTCCAACGCCCAGTCGCGGGTGCTGGAGGAAGCGTTGCTGCATCAGAGCGTGGCTTACCGCATCTACGGCGGCCTGCGCTTCTTCGAACGCCAGGAGATCAAGGACGCGCTGGGTTATCTGCGCCTGATCGCCAACCGCCACGACGACGCCGCCTTTGAGCGCATCGTCAACACCCCGACCCGGGGCATCGGTGATCGCACCCTGGACATCGTCCGCGCCACCGCCCGCGCCGAGGGCATCACCCTGTGGCGCGCCTGTCAGCGCCTGCTCAGTGAGCGCGGCCTGGCCGGTCGGGCCGCCTCGGCGGTGGCCGCCTTTATCAGCCTGATCGACCAGCTCGAAGAGGAGGTGATGGACGCGCCGCTCAAGCGCCAGGCTGACCACGTGATCAACCACTCCGGCCTGCGTGCCATGTACGAGGCGGAGAAGGGCGAGAAGGCCGAAGCGCGGATTGAGAACTTGAACGAGCTGGTGACCGCCGCCGGCTCCTTTGAGCGCCCGGAAGACAGCGAGGAGATGAGCGAGCTGAACGCCTTTTTGGCCCATGCCGCGCTGGAAGCCGGGGAAGGCCAGGCCGATGATAACGACGATGCGGTGCAGCTGATGACCCTGCACAGCGCCAAGGGGCTGGAGTTCCCGCTGGTGTTTATGTGCGGCGTGGAGGAGGGGATGTTCCCCAGCCAAATGGCCCTGGACGAGGGAGACCGACTGGAGGAGGAGCGCCGCCTTTGCTACGTGGGGATGACCCGGGCGATGCAGAAGCTCTACATCACCTACGCGGAATCACGCCGCCTGTATGGCCGTGAAACCTTTGCCAAGGCCAGTCGCTTTATCCGCGAAATTCCGCAGGAGCATCTGGACGAAGTGCGACTGACCACCCAGGTGTCTCAGCCGCGCCAGTACAACCGCTTTAATCAGTCAGAACAGCGCTTTAACGACACCGGTTTCAGCCTGGGCCAGCGCGTGCATCACCCCAAATTTGGTGACGGGGTGATCATCAATTACGAAGGCTCCGGCCCGCAAAGCCGGGTTCAGGTGGCGTTCGACGGCATGGGCGTCAAGTGGCTGGTGGTGGCGTACGCCCGTCTGGAAGCCCGGTAA
- a CDS encoding tyrosine-type recombinase/integrase: MIQTEQGCVVETSVITNCRYKKPIATINEDGEVVIVYSPHDQKTGGTLIKKVTLLNMVAYNDKGEVLSFKPIDVANNFILSKHLNDGVQKSDRYSQGLAMYFQFVLDSQAEWDAAFERGDVDPEWGDVRPDWNHFPRAKSERLTYQFRDKLKELATASDGAMAKSVAKSYLSAVVSFYKYWLHRSPHLISGEPFEFENISLLLDAGATSMKRHYAKQIQTTDLRLKFAKPSLSGGTSLDHLRRDLKPFTNEEWRVLHNVIEKSRRVIRKGKSGRLESLPIEYSLHFMTCRFTGLRSEEAASLHLGQIVRPATKIEEGREVFTRGILSLGVGDQYGSWTKTPEAGNKSRTTIIPAKLMQSLYEYTQSERYKKRLAKFKLWCEQQHESGNTALFEGHDGVNRDRHYLFISQTGKPMMLSVNEFSNRWTEVRDTANRTEGVQRPIVGSLHNLRATFAVNVFRHLLKTITPDDALARVSSLLGHENYDTTLMYLKIAQDHPSADEIYEDILNYTGVFDDWEGAQ; the protein is encoded by the coding sequence ATGATTCAAACCGAGCAAGGATGCGTTGTTGAGACCTCAGTCATCACCAACTGCCGCTACAAAAAACCAATCGCAACCATCAACGAAGATGGTGAGGTTGTTATTGTGTACAGCCCGCATGATCAGAAGACTGGCGGAACTCTGATCAAAAAGGTCACGCTGCTAAACATGGTTGCGTACAACGACAAGGGGGAGGTGCTGTCCTTTAAGCCCATTGACGTAGCCAACAACTTCATCCTCAGCAAACACCTCAATGACGGCGTACAAAAGTCGGATCGGTACTCACAGGGATTGGCAATGTACTTCCAGTTCGTTCTGGATAGCCAAGCTGAGTGGGATGCCGCCTTCGAGCGGGGCGATGTCGACCCCGAGTGGGGGGATGTGCGTCCTGACTGGAACCACTTCCCACGCGCAAAGTCAGAACGCCTGACTTATCAGTTTCGCGACAAACTCAAAGAGCTTGCCACAGCCAGTGATGGGGCAATGGCCAAAAGCGTGGCCAAGAGCTACCTAAGTGCCGTTGTAAGCTTTTACAAATACTGGCTCCATCGCTCCCCCCATCTGATCTCAGGTGAACCGTTCGAGTTCGAGAACATCAGCCTACTTCTCGATGCTGGCGCAACGAGCATGAAACGCCATTACGCCAAGCAAATCCAAACCACAGATCTGCGCCTAAAGTTCGCTAAACCAAGCCTTTCCGGTGGAACATCGCTCGACCACCTCCGTCGTGACCTCAAGCCATTCACAAATGAAGAGTGGCGAGTACTGCACAATGTCATCGAGAAATCACGCCGAGTTATTCGCAAGGGAAAAAGTGGCAGGTTGGAGTCACTCCCCATCGAGTATTCTCTGCACTTCATGACTTGTCGCTTCACCGGATTGCGTTCCGAAGAAGCAGCCAGCCTTCACCTTGGCCAAATAGTTCGACCTGCCACCAAGATTGAAGAGGGGCGGGAGGTGTTCACACGAGGGATATTGAGTTTGGGTGTGGGCGATCAGTACGGCTCATGGACGAAAACGCCTGAGGCTGGCAACAAATCACGTACCACCATCATTCCCGCCAAACTGATGCAATCCCTCTATGAGTACACGCAGTCTGAGCGTTACAAGAAACGTCTGGCCAAGTTTAAGCTCTGGTGTGAGCAGCAACATGAATCAGGCAACACGGCGTTGTTTGAGGGGCATGACGGCGTTAACCGAGATCGGCATTACCTGTTCATTTCACAGACGGGTAAGCCGATGATGCTCAGCGTCAATGAATTCAGCAACCGCTGGACAGAAGTCCGGGACACAGCCAATCGCACCGAGGGGGTGCAGCGCCCAATCGTTGGCTCGCTCCACAACTTAAGAGCCACCTTTGCCGTTAATGTGTTCCGCCACCTCCTGAAAACGATAACACCGGACGATGCACTCGCTCGGGTTTCCTCCCTGTTGGGTCACGAAAATTACGACACCACTTTGATGTATCTGAAGATCGCGCAAGACCATCCTAGTGCGGATGAAATTTACGAAGACATTCTGAATTACACCGGGGTATTCGATGACTGGGAGGGTGCCCAATGA
- a CDS encoding GGDEF domain-containing protein: protein MELDPRPVQYKGLQWLLIFATLTPLASVFLYEWSQPLERQAPYLLNATLAVLLWGLNRRAHRRKRFQLAMPIEVQGLLLGLAVSTVVVARLTGNDGGPILPVFSAYVMFVFASVLGLHSADRALLMCLAPPTLVLLWPSGVLWWQELAVLVITLYLGFAARRQINLWMRMSQAQLRQNKRLLEKFRTLSNQDPLTGLGNRRCFEQRLAQSVSEAKRSKNALSLILLDVDYFKRYNDHFGHQAGDECLRTVAQILRLSSRRQSDTLARIGGEEFVLLLPNTDKRGAQRLAEEIQSRLLQADLDHPQSGISKRVTLSQGIAQWHPGLSGDALMHQADKAMYESKLAGRNTISAA, encoded by the coding sequence ATGGAACTGGATCCCAGGCCAGTGCAATACAAGGGACTGCAGTGGCTGCTGATTTTTGCCACGTTGACGCCATTGGCCAGTGTCTTTCTTTACGAATGGTCCCAACCGCTGGAACGCCAGGCCCCCTACCTGCTGAACGCCACTCTGGCGGTTCTGCTGTGGGGCCTTAACCGTCGCGCCCACCGGCGCAAACGCTTTCAACTGGCGATGCCCATTGAGGTTCAGGGGCTGCTGCTGGGGCTGGCGGTCTCCACCGTGGTAGTGGCACGCCTCACCGGTAACGACGGGGGCCCCATCCTGCCGGTGTTCTCCGCCTACGTGATGTTTGTGTTTGCCTCAGTATTGGGGCTGCACAGCGCCGACCGCGCATTGTTGATGTGCCTGGCCCCACCCACTCTGGTGCTGCTATGGCCCAGTGGCGTGCTGTGGTGGCAGGAGTTGGCGGTGCTGGTGATCACCCTCTATCTCGGCTTTGCCGCCCGTCGTCAAATCAACCTGTGGATGCGGATGAGCCAGGCTCAGTTGCGCCAGAACAAACGCCTGCTGGAGAAGTTTCGCACCCTCTCCAATCAGGACCCACTGACCGGCCTCGGCAACCGTCGCTGCTTTGAGCAGCGTCTGGCCCAGTCCGTCAGCGAGGCCAAGCGCAGCAAAAACGCGCTGAGCCTGATCCTGCTCGATGTGGATTACTTCAAGCGCTACAACGACCACTTCGGCCATCAGGCCGGTGACGAGTGTCTGCGCACCGTGGCCCAGATCCTGCGCCTGTCCAGCCGTCGTCAGTCCGATACCCTGGCCCGCATCGGCGGTGAAGAGTTCGTACTGCTGCTGCCCAACACCGATAAGCGCGGCGCACAGCGACTGGCGGAGGAGATCCAGAGCCGGCTGCTGCAGGCGGATCTCGACCACCCTCAATCGGGCATTTCAAAGCGGGTTACCCTGAGTCAGGGCATCGCCCAGTGGCACCCCGGCCTGTCCGGTGACGCACTGATGCACCAGGCCGACAAAGCGATGTACGAATCCAAACTGGCGGGCCGAAACACCATCTCGGCCGCCTGA
- a CDS encoding coproporphyrinogen III oxidase family protein yields the protein MSLAERALNNAAIRESNKITTPRWMLDSLEHVMQYYTKRHLCLDTQACDAFPAPIPGRKYMLYMHVPFCHTLCSFCTFHRFLFKEEKARAYFISLRKEMEMAKALGYDFEELYIGGGTTTVLVDELARTIEHARNLFPGIKQVSCESDPLHLTSAEFTQLHGLVDRLSVGVQSFNRDILARTDRLEKFGEPEVVYEKLLRAKDNFPILNVDMIFGFQGQTEEVLQNDMDMLTRLGPRQITTYPLMVTHQTRKSAKGNLAAADQDIRKDYELILNSLKGHYDQLTAWSFGKSNEEGFDEYVVNYDDYLGLGSGSFSFLHDTLYVNSFSLRRYQERIAAGKMGVESSKHYSRHAVMQYRFLLNLFGGRISKSYFKDQFGVSPYLGLAKEMAFMHATGCLKQDPTDADKLQATPNGLMMGLLMMKNFYAGMDNVRAELRRPLGAKDM from the coding sequence ATGTCGTTAGCCGAACGCGCACTCAATAACGCCGCCATCCGCGAAAGCAACAAGATCACCACCCCGCGCTGGATGCTGGACAGTCTTGAGCACGTGATGCAGTACTACACCAAGCGTCACCTGTGTCTCGACACTCAGGCGTGCGATGCGTTTCCGGCGCCGATCCCGGGCCGAAAGTACATGCTCTACATGCATGTGCCGTTCTGCCACACCCTGTGCTCCTTCTGCACCTTCCACCGCTTCCTGTTCAAGGAAGAGAAAGCCCGGGCGTACTTTATCAGCCTGCGCAAAGAGATGGAGATGGCCAAGGCGCTGGGTTACGACTTTGAAGAGCTGTACATCGGCGGTGGCACCACCACCGTGCTGGTGGACGAACTGGCGCGCACCATTGAGCACGCCCGCAACCTGTTCCCCGGCATCAAGCAGGTCTCCTGTGAGTCTGACCCGCTGCACCTGACCTCCGCCGAGTTCACCCAGCTGCATGGCCTGGTGGACCGTCTGTCTGTGGGCGTTCAGAGCTTCAACCGCGACATCCTGGCCCGCACCGACCGCCTGGAGAAGTTCGGCGAGCCGGAAGTGGTGTATGAAAAACTGCTGCGCGCCAAAGACAACTTCCCGATCCTGAACGTCGACATGATCTTCGGCTTCCAGGGTCAGACCGAGGAAGTACTGCAGAACGATATGGATATGCTGACCCGCCTGGGCCCGCGCCAGATCACCACCTACCCGCTGATGGTGACTCACCAGACCCGCAAGAGCGCCAAGGGCAACCTGGCCGCGGCGGATCAGGACATCCGTAAAGATTACGAGCTGATCCTCAACAGCCTCAAAGGCCATTACGATCAGCTTACCGCCTGGTCCTTCGGCAAGAGCAATGAAGAGGGCTTCGACGAGTACGTGGTCAACTACGACGACTACCTCGGCCTGGGTTCCGGCAGCTTCAGCTTCCTGCACGACACCCTGTACGTGAACAGCTTCTCGCTGCGTCGCTACCAGGAACGCATCGCGGCGGGCAAGATGGGCGTGGAGTCCTCCAAGCACTACAGCCGCCATGCGGTGATGCAGTACCGCTTCCTGCTGAACCTGTTTGGTGGCCGCATCTCCAAGAGCTACTTCAAGGATCAGTTCGGTGTCAGCCCCTACCTGGGCCTGGCTAAAGAGATGGCGTTTATGCACGCCACCGGCTGCCTGAAGCAGGACCCCACCGACGCTGACAAGCTGCAGGCCACCCCCAACGGCCTGATGATGGGCCTGCTGATGATGAAGAACTTCTACGCCGGCATGGACAACGTCCGCGCCGAGCTGCGCCGCCCCCTGGGCGCCAAAGACATGTAA
- a CDS encoding DUF1496 domain-containing protein produces the protein MKIRVLMIGLLVTTGALAQVERPARVISTGPKPIPVVDGAEFVRACWYQGQQYSEGAPLEVGGKLLYCLPKNDYETNGALIWRSADAEPAPAKIRINP, from the coding sequence ATGAAAATCCGTGTCTTGATGATTGGCCTGCTGGTGACCACTGGTGCCCTGGCTCAGGTGGAGCGACCCGCACGGGTGATCAGCACAGGTCCGAAACCGATCCCGGTGGTGGATGGTGCCGAGTTTGTTCGTGCCTGTTGGTATCAGGGCCAGCAGTACTCTGAAGGGGCGCCATTGGAGGTGGGGGGCAAACTGCTCTACTGCCTGCCCAAGAACGACTATGAAACCAACGGGGCGCTGATCTGGCGCTCAGCCGATGCCGAACCGGCACCGGCTAAGATCCGGATTAACCCCTGA
- a CDS encoding PfkB family carbohydrate kinase produces the protein MSRILIIANLNCDHILRLSRPLSSGARIHYEDLGHRIGGGATNTGLGLVWAGHQVALLSQVGNDKLGDWLLDEARQLGLNCDQVHRLVGPTQPLQLLMEPDGERTILRPNRPRLLLPQRLDWQATDALYVNLSAEHLPNLMADALASTLVVAQLPKDLAVRPSHYLITSQDDLAQHGVEPSFEWAQSIAGPSLRAFIVTAGAEGACAYLPGTSLQQSAVAATVVDSTGAGDCYAAGLIHGLLSQGELSQAMAEAARWAAFAVSAESSIPPQALHSYLASA, from the coding sequence ATGAGCCGAATCCTGATCATCGCCAACCTGAACTGTGACCACATTCTCCGCCTGAGCCGCCCGCTCAGCTCCGGTGCCCGGATCCACTACGAAGATCTCGGCCATCGCATTGGCGGTGGCGCCACCAATACCGGTCTGGGACTGGTTTGGGCCGGTCATCAGGTGGCCCTGTTGAGCCAGGTTGGCAATGATAAGTTGGGCGATTGGCTGCTGGATGAGGCCCGCCAACTGGGGCTGAACTGCGATCAGGTGCATCGGCTGGTTGGGCCGACCCAACCGCTTCAGTTGCTGATGGAGCCGGATGGCGAGCGCACCATTTTACGCCCCAACCGGCCACGCCTGTTGCTGCCCCAGCGTCTCGACTGGCAAGCCACTGACGCTCTCTACGTCAATCTGTCGGCCGAGCACCTGCCTAATCTGATGGCGGATGCCCTCGCCAGTACCTTGGTGGTGGCCCAGCTGCCCAAGGACCTGGCCGTCCGCCCCAGCCACTACCTGATCACCTCACAGGATGACCTGGCCCAACACGGCGTTGAGCCCAGCTTCGAGTGGGCCCAAAGCATTGCCGGGCCCAGCCTGCGCGCCTTTATCGTCACCGCCGGGGCGGAGGGCGCCTGTGCTTACCTGCCCGGCACCAGCCTGCAACAGAGCGCCGTGGCGGCCACGGTGGTGGACAGCACCGGTGCCGGCGACTGCTACGCGGCGGGCTTGATCCACGGTTTGCTGAGTCAGGGTGAGTTGAGCCAAGCGATGGCGGAAGCCGCCCGCTGGGCAGCGTTTGCGGTATCGGCGGAGAGCTCCATTCCCCCGCAGGCTCTGCATTCTTACCTGGCTTCGGCTTGA
- a CDS encoding HAD-IA family hydrolase: protein MRFYRRLQPVQALSFDLDDTLYDNTPVLQAAERRLLQRLQTESRDPRASDPQWWQQQKAQTLQRSPELGHDTTLTRQATLAHGLAELGHPAPQAASKALMTQFLIWRSEIGVSEPVVNLLLELAERYPLAVITNGNADVRRFLPQVPFATVHCAGPDGPQKPAPALFHQCCQALAIAPAQLLHIGDHPGTDVLGAIRAGCQAALLQPGANGRIRPSGPALPTLEFDSLEALRQWL, encoded by the coding sequence ATGCGCTTTTACCGCCGCCTGCAACCGGTGCAGGCCCTGAGTTTTGACCTCGACGACACGCTGTACGACAACACCCCGGTGCTGCAGGCCGCAGAGCGCCGCCTGTTGCAGCGCCTGCAAACCGAATCCCGGGACCCACGCGCCAGTGACCCTCAGTGGTGGCAGCAGCAGAAAGCCCAAACTCTGCAGCGTTCACCCGAACTGGGGCACGACACCACCCTGACCCGCCAGGCCACACTGGCGCATGGTCTGGCCGAACTGGGCCATCCCGCTCCGCAGGCCGCCAGCAAGGCACTGATGACGCAGTTCCTGATTTGGCGCAGTGAAATCGGCGTGTCGGAGCCGGTGGTTAATCTGCTGCTTGAGCTGGCCGAACGTTATCCGCTGGCGGTGATCACCAACGGCAACGCTGATGTGCGTCGATTCCTGCCCCAGGTGCCCTTTGCCACGGTGCATTGCGCTGGCCCCGACGGACCTCAGAAACCGGCACCGGCCCTGTTCCACCAATGCTGTCAGGCATTGGCGATCGCGCCAGCACAGCTGCTTCATATCGGTGACCACCCCGGCACCGACGTGCTCGGCGCCATCCGCGCCGGCTGCCAGGCGGCGCTGCTGCAGCCGGGCGCCAATGGTCGCATCCGCCCGTCAGGCCCCGCGTTGCCGACCCTGGAGTTTGACTCACTGGAAGCCCTGCGCCAGTGGTTATGA